Genomic window (Bacteroidales bacterium):
AAGAGCATATTTTCGAGCGAAAATGCCGTGCCGGCGTTTGTCAGGAGCTCAGCACCTTTTATATTGATGTGGATCAATGTACAGGCTGTACCATTTGTGCTCAGAAATGTCCTACAGGGGCCATAGTGGGAAGTGCCAAAAAGCCTCATTTCATTGTACAGGAGCGGTGTATCGGGTGTGCAATATGTTATGAATCCTGTAAGTTCGGAGCCATTATAAGAAAATAAATCCAACATCTATGCAAATTGAAGTTGAAATAAACAATAATCCCATTACTGCCGTAAAAGGGCAGACCATTCTTGATGCCCTTAGAGAGAACGGCATTAAAATACCTACCCTTTGCCGGCTGGAGGATTTTACACCTACGGGAGCATGCCGTTTGTGCGTTGTTGAAGTGGAAGGCATGGACAATCTGGTTCCCGCCTGTTCTTATCCTTTGGAACAGGGTATGAACATCAATACCCATTCCCGCAGAGTCATTGAAGCCCGGAAAATGATTGTAGAACTTTTGTTGTCTAACCATCCGGATGATTGTCTTTATTGTGAAAGAAACGGAAACTGTGAGCTTCAGAATCTTGCGGCGGAATTGAATATCCGGGAGCGCAGGATTTCCGGGAAGAAAAATAGGGCCAAACTCGATCTTTCCAGTTCCGGTATTGTCCATGATCCGGCAAAGTGTGTATTATGCGGAAGATGTATCCGGATTTGTGAAGATATTGTCAATATTACCACGCTTGAATTTAAGGGAAGAGGAAACAGTACTTCTGTAAGCACCGCTTTGAGCAAAGGACTTAATTTTTCAAGTTGTATCCAATGTGGCCAGTGTATTCAGGTATGTCCAACAGGTGCGTTACATGAGAAATCCTATTTTGATCTGATTCAGGAGGCCATTGGGAATAAGAATGAAACGACCACTGTAGCCCATTATTCCCCTTCTGTTGTAGTTACTCTGGCAGAGGAATTTGGATTAAAACCGGGGAAACAGATCGTTGGGCTGATTAATGCTGCTTTAAGGCGGATAGGATTTGACAAAGTTTTTGACGGTAGTTTCGGTTCGGACATTTATATAATGGAACAGGCGGCCGAACTGGAAGACAGATTGGATAAGGAAGAAAACCTGCCCCTGCTGAGCAGTTCCTGTCCCGCATGGATAAAAGATGTAGAGCAAAGTTACCCCGATTTGTTGCCTTATCTTTCAACGGTGAAATCGCCCGAACAAATTTCAGGGGCTATAATTAAAAGATTTTGTTTGGAGAGCAAAGATCAGGGTCAGAATGATGTTTTTTCCGTCGCTATAACCTCTTGCCCTGCCAAAAAATTTGAAGCTCAGCGGCAGGAAATGACCCATAAGGGCATTCCTGATATTGACGCTGTGTTGACAACCCGTGAGCTGGCACGTTTGATCAAGCTTTATGGTATCGATATTCATGCGCTTGATCCTGAGAGTGCGGACGAACCTTTTCATAAGAGCAGCTCAGCAGGAAAACTCCTGGCTTCTGCAGGGGGAACGGGTGAGGCCGTTTTACGAACCTTGTATAGAAATGTTACCGGGAAGGACATGATTCAACCAAAGGTTGGTAAGCTACGGGGAACAAAGCAGTTTAAGGAGGTGAGCCAGGAGATCAGTCATCATCAGGTAAAAGTGGCTGCTGTGAGTCCGCTTAAAGAAGTTAGGGAAATTTTACAGGATATACGAAATGAGGGATGCCATTATCACTATATGGAAGTAATGGCATGTCCCGGAGGCTGTGTCAACGGAGGCGGACAGCCGTTTGTAGAAGGTTCTAAAACAATTCGTAACCGGATTAAAGCCATTCACGGTATAGATGAAAAAAGTACGGTACAGTCTTCCCATAACAATACCATGGTAGATAGTTTTTACAGCAAATATCTTGGAAAGCCTTTCGGGGAAAATTCCAGGAAGATTTTGCACACCAGTTATACGAAAAGGGATATATTACTTTGATATGAAGAAAGAAGAAACAAATATCGATCGGGACCTGATCTATACCATAAAGAATAAATGTCGGGTATGTTATACCTGTGTAAGGGAGTGTCCTGCCAAAGCCATTAAGATTGTAAGCGGTCAGGCGGAAGTAATGAATGAACGGTGTGTGGCATGCGGGAATTGCATTAAGGTATGTAGCCAGGGCGCAAAAGTTTACCTGGATACCAAGGGAAGGGTCTATCAGATGCTTGAAGGCGACAGAAAAAATGTGGCCATAGTAGCTCCCAGTTTTCCCGCTGAATTTTCGGATTTTGAGGACTACAGCGTTCTGGTTGGTATGATTCGCAGACTGGGTTTTGATGTGGTATCCGAAGTCTCTTTCGGTGCCGATTTGGTGGCGAGAAAATATAATGAACTGATTACCAACAATGGTTCCCAGAGGTATATATCTTCCGATTGCCCTGCTATTGCAGCCTATGTAGAGCGGTATCATCCCACCCTTGTGGAGAAACTTGCTCCCGTAGCTTCCC
Coding sequences:
- a CDS encoding (2Fe-2S)-binding protein, which translates into the protein MQIEVEINNNPITAVKGQTILDALRENGIKIPTLCRLEDFTPTGACRLCVVEVEGMDNLVPACSYPLEQGMNINTHSRRVIEARKMIVELLLSNHPDDCLYCERNGNCELQNLAAELNIRERRISGKKNRAKLDLSSSGIVHDPAKCVLCGRCIRICEDIVNITTLEFKGRGNSTSVSTALSKGLNFSSCIQCGQCIQVCPTGALHEKSYFDLIQEAIGNKNETTTVAHYSPSVVVTLAEEFGLKPGKQIVGLINAALRRIGFDKVFDGSFGSDIYIMEQAAELEDRLDKEENLPLLSSSCPAWIKDVEQSYPDLLPYLSTVKSPEQISGAIIKRFCLESKDQGQNDVFSVAITSCPAKKFEAQRQEMTHKGIPDIDAVLTTRELARLIKLYGIDIHALDPESADEPFHKSSSAGKLLASAGGTGEAVLRTLYRNVTGKDMIQPKVGKLRGTKQFKEVSQEISHHQVKVAAVSPLKEVREILQDIRNEGCHYHYMEVMACPGGCVNGGGQPFVEGSKTIRNRIKAIHGIDEKSTVQSSHNNTMVDSFYSKYLGKPFGENSRKILHTSYTKRDILL